The Sulfuricella denitrificans skB26 genome has a segment encoding these proteins:
- the pal gene encoding peptidoglycan-associated lipoprotein Pal, with protein sequence MKKTLFSVLLVSLLAACAGQDVKDQPKTAAENSAAKQASINTQSAGQQSVTTNPLKDPNNILSKRSVYYDFDKSDVKDEYTPMIEAHSKYLTSNKNAKLTVQGNCDERGSREYNIALGNRRADSVKKIMNVFGASDSQIEVVSFGEEKPRTACHDESCWKENRRSDIVYQGE encoded by the coding sequence ATGAAAAAAACATTATTCAGCGTTTTGTTGGTCAGCCTGTTGGCAGCTTGTGCTGGACAGGACGTTAAGGATCAGCCCAAGACGGCGGCCGAGAACAGTGCGGCGAAACAGGCTAGTATTAATACCCAGTCCGCTGGTCAACAATCGGTAACAACCAATCCCCTGAAAGACCCCAACAACATCCTGTCCAAGCGCAGCGTATATTATGATTTCGACAAATCTGACGTGAAGGATGAATACACGCCGATGATCGAGGCGCATTCCAAGTATTTGACCAGTAATAAAAATGCCAAGCTTACCGTGCAGGGCAATTGCGATGAGCGTGGTAGTCGCGAATACAATATTGCTCTGGGCAATCGCCGTGCCGACAGCGTAAAGAAGATAATGAATGTGTTCGGTGCATCAGATAGCCAGATCGAGGTTGTCAGTTTCGGTGAAGAGAAACCCCGTACTGCTTGTCATGATGAATCCTGCTGGAAGGAAAACCGTCGTTCAGATATCGTTTACCAAGGCGAGTGA
- a CDS encoding type II toxin-antitoxin system Phd/YefM family antitoxin, protein MNNQLISKSEFKSKALEYFRQVEASGETVIVTDHGKPTLEVRPYRGRARPPLDILRGSVIRYEKPTDPVGENDWEAAQ, encoded by the coding sequence ATGAACAACCAGCTTATCTCTAAATCCGAATTCAAATCCAAAGCCCTTGAGTACTTTCGCCAAGTCGAAGCATCCGGCGAAACCGTCATTGTTACCGATCATGGCAAACCGACTCTGGAAGTTCGTCCCTATCGCGGAAGAGCGCGCCCTCCCCTGGATATTTTGCGTGGGTCCGTAATCCGCTACGAAAAGCCCACTGACCCTGTGGGTGAGAATGACTGGGAGGCTGCACAGTGA
- a CDS encoding type II toxin-antitoxin system VapC family toxin: MIVLDTHTLIWWVTGDAALSKTAKDEINRELEGGDIIISAISAWEISMLVANQRLVLSMEVNAWLSTVAEIEAVSFMPVDIEIATKSVELPGEFHKDPADRMIVATARKLAVPLVTKDEKIRAYPHVKTIW, from the coding sequence GTGATCGTACTGGATACACACACTCTTATATGGTGGGTTACAGGCGATGCTGCACTTAGCAAAACAGCTAAGGATGAGATCAATCGAGAGCTTGAAGGTGGTGACATCATTATTTCTGCTATCTCAGCATGGGAAATTTCCATGCTGGTTGCAAACCAGCGTTTGGTGTTGTCAATGGAAGTTAATGCCTGGCTTTCAACCGTTGCCGAAATTGAAGCGGTCAGCTTTATGCCTGTCGATATCGAAATCGCCACAAAGTCCGTTGAACTGCCTGGCGAGTTCCACAAAGATCCTGCGGATAGAATGATTGTGGCAACAGCCAGAAAACTTGCTGTGCCTCTGGTCACCAAGGACGAAAAAATTCGTGCTTACCCGCATGTAAAAACTATTTGGTAA
- a CDS encoding recombinase family protein: MAIFGYSRVSTGQQTTENQKMEIEQSGFKIDYWFSDDGVSGKVPAGKRPQFAKLLEKIRDGETLVVSKLDRLGRDALDVLQTTRHLAERQIRVVVLQLGGTDITSPAGKMLMSMLAAVAEMERDLMVERTHAGLARARKEGKQIGRPSKTTPEQRIEILEALGRGESVSSQARRYSISRANVIGIRETALN, from the coding sequence ATGGCGATTTTTGGATACAGTCGGGTTTCGACCGGTCAGCAAACCACTGAAAATCAAAAAATGGAAATTGAGCAGTCCGGCTTCAAAATCGATTACTGGTTTTCGGATGACGGGGTCAGTGGAAAAGTCCCTGCTGGAAAACGTCCGCAATTTGCCAAATTGCTCGAAAAAATCCGTGACGGCGAAACGCTCGTTGTCAGCAAGCTCGATCGTTTGGGTCGTGATGCTCTTGATGTCCTCCAGACCACCCGGCATTTAGCCGAACGACAGATCCGAGTTGTTGTCCTGCAACTGGGTGGTACTGATATTACCTCCCCTGCCGGGAAAATGCTGATGTCCATGCTGGCTGCTGTAGCTGAGATGGAACGCGATCTCATGGTGGAACGGACACATGCCGGTTTGGCTCGAGCAAGGAAAGAAGGCAAACAGATTGGGCGCCCTTCGAAGACGACGCCTGAGCAGCGTATTGAGATTCTTGAGGCATTGGGTCGAGGAGAATCGGTCAGTTCTCAGGCTAGGCGTTACAGTATTTCCAGGGCGAATGTGATTGGGATTAGGGAGACGGCATTGAATTGA
- a CDS encoding type II toxin-antitoxin system HigB family toxin, with protein MHIIAFRTLRECWERHPQAETPLRGWYAETSNADWETPSDIKAVYRNASFLPNNRVVFNIKGNDYRLVVAIRYTQGLMFVRFVGTHAEYDRINAATI; from the coding sequence ATGCACATCATTGCTTTTAGAACTTTGCGAGAATGTTGGGAACGTCACCCCCAGGCAGAAACTCCGCTACGTGGCTGGTATGCTGAAACTAGTAATGCCGACTGGGAGACCCCTTCCGACATCAAGGCGGTTTACAGGAATGCCAGTTTTCTGCCCAACAATCGGGTCGTATTCAACATCAAAGGCAACGACTACAGATTAGTTGTCGCTATTCGCTACACACAGGGTCTGATGTTTGTTCGATTCGTCGGCACTCATGCAGAATATGACCGTATTAATGCTGCTACCATTTAG
- a CDS encoding helix-turn-helix domain-containing protein yields MNIKPIHSEADYQGTLTEIEALWDAGDGSEAAEKLEVLSLLIETYEKKHFPIEAPDPVDFLQYIMETRGLTRKDMEPYIGPRGRVSDILNRVRPMSLEMIRRLSVGLGLPATVLIQDYPLKQEVA; encoded by the coding sequence ATGAACATTAAACCGATTCACTCCGAAGCTGATTATCAGGGCACGCTAACTGAGATTGAGGCATTGTGGGACGCAGGCGACGGCAGCGAGGCTGCAGAGAAGTTGGAGGTGCTGTCTTTGCTCATCGAGACTTATGAGAAAAAGCACTTCCCAATAGAGGCTCCCGATCCTGTCGATTTTCTGCAGTACATCATGGAGACGCGCGGCCTGACCCGCAAGGATATGGAACCTTACATCGGGCCGCGTGGCCGGGTATCGGATATTCTGAACCGAGTACGGCCAATGTCCCTGGAGATGATTCGTCGTTTGTCTGTGGGTTTAGGATTGCCAGCGACTGTGCTGATTCAGGATTACCCATTGAAACAGGAAGTTGCTTAA
- a CDS encoding rhodanese-like domain-containing protein, whose amino-acid sequence MKKIIFVLTFCIASIGSAYAFDQKLSEHYLEMTSKMDQAALAKSTGNISAAKVLEMMAKKEDFVFLDVRTPAEQAVVGISYKNTLNIPMNELFKAENLAKLPTNKPIIVVCHGWSRSVGATAMLKSVGFNNAIFLKGGLVDLVTATTPSTAPEK is encoded by the coding sequence ATGAAAAAGATCATTTTCGTGCTCACGTTCTGCATCGCCAGCATTGGCTCAGCCTATGCCTTTGACCAAAAACTCTCCGAGCACTACCTGGAAATGACGTCGAAGATGGACCAGGCCGCGCTTGCTAAATCAACCGGCAATATCTCAGCGGCTAAAGTGTTAGAAATGATGGCGAAGAAAGAAGATTTCGTGTTTCTCGATGTGCGTACTCCCGCCGAGCAAGCAGTGGTGGGAATCTCTTACAAAAACACCCTCAACATTCCGATGAATGAATTGTTCAAGGCAGAAAATCTTGCCAAGTTGCCTACCAACAAACCGATCATCGTAGTTTGCCATGGCTGGAGCAGATCGGTGGGCGCTACCGCCATGCTGAAAAGTGTGGGATTCAATAATGCGATTTTCCTGAAAGGTGGTTTGGTTGATCTAGTCACAGCAACCACACCGTCTACGGCACCAGAAAAATAA
- a CDS encoding alkaline phosphatase family protein produces the protein MNRSSNHVLRCSVMMKIGILCLGLMFAVPAFAREVETVLIVSIDALHPDALSEKTSPTLYALMRSGRYTLAGKSVDPPKTLIAHTAMMTGLTPEESGKQDNDWKPGMPQVARETLFDDARQRGFRTAFFYAKQKLGYLLSYAVDEHALARDDGIDMARAFFSKGGKRFAFLHVSGLEDAGTDYGWLSPEYLGELTYIDLELASLLADVGKRGTYLIVVTSDHAGHDRQHGTSHPDDFKLPLIIAADHNLPPLSAGAFHITGLKDIMQQMFAADEPLAMGKHELKQQ, from the coding sequence GTGAATCGGTCCAGTAATCACGTTTTGAGGTGTTCGGTGATGATGAAGATCGGCATTCTGTGTCTCGGTTTGATGTTCGCCGTGCCCGCTTTTGCCCGCGAAGTTGAGACCGTGCTCATCGTTTCGATCGACGCCCTGCATCCCGACGCGTTGAGCGAAAAGACCTCGCCAACGCTATACGCCCTGATGCGGTCGGGGCGCTACACCTTGGCCGGGAAGAGCGTCGATCCGCCGAAAACCCTGATCGCACACACGGCGATGATGACCGGGCTCACGCCCGAGGAAAGCGGCAAGCAGGACAACGACTGGAAGCCGGGCATGCCGCAGGTGGCGAGGGAAACACTATTTGACGACGCTAGGCAGCGCGGATTTCGCACGGCCTTCTTTTACGCCAAACAGAAACTTGGTTATCTGCTCAGTTATGCGGTGGACGAGCATGCGCTGGCACGGGACGACGGCATTGACATGGCCCGTGCTTTTTTCAGCAAGGGTGGCAAGCGCTTCGCATTCCTGCACGTGAGCGGGCTCGAAGATGCAGGAACGGACTACGGCTGGCTCTCGCCGGAATACCTCGGCGAGCTTACTTATATCGACCTGGAGCTGGCGTCGTTGCTGGCCGATGTCGGCAAACGCGGCACCTACCTTATCGTCGTGACGAGTGATCATGCCGGACATGACCGCCAGCATGGCACCAGCCATCCCGATGACTTCAAGCTGCCGCTGATCATTGCCGCCGACCACAACCTTCCTCCGCTTTCAGCAGGCGCATTTCACATTACCGGGCTCAAGGACATCATGCAACAAATGTTTGCGGCCGATGAACCTCTGGCGATGGGAAAGCACGAACTGAAGCAGCAATAA
- a CDS encoding formylmethanofuran dehydrogenase subunit E family protein yields the protein MMRWVLMVLVVLVLAGCGTTAPRFEPENASGWYFPEWLATAPYVPKFEVRDTVNKYGRYASETKTITIKDLIKFHGHFCGGLVEGATALRVAFDRLFPDGIIDRTDLRIASNNSACGGDVASYLTGTRTRFGTHLIDPKLRESDFVVQRISTGKTVRVVINAATYPKDVRTQMKQIESGSFTPADIDLFQDLQWDYAKKLVSRPAIESVDVTEIPVYTWPEPPCKDMGKRRDNDYKNVLEAH from the coding sequence ATGATGCGTTGGGTATTGATGGTTCTGGTTGTCCTTGTTCTTGCTGGCTGCGGCACAACGGCGCCACGGTTCGAACCCGAAAATGCGTCGGGCTGGTATTTTCCTGAATGGTTGGCTACTGCGCCGTACGTACCAAAATTCGAAGTTCGCGACACCGTGAACAAGTACGGCCGCTACGCCAGCGAGACCAAGACCATCACCATCAAAGATCTGATCAAGTTCCACGGTCACTTCTGCGGCGGTCTGGTGGAAGGTGCAACGGCCTTGCGCGTGGCGTTCGACCGGTTATTTCCTGACGGCATCATTGATCGCACCGACCTGCGCATCGCCTCCAACAACTCCGCCTGTGGCGGCGACGTGGCGTCCTATCTCACCGGCACCCGCACCCGTTTCGGCACTCACCTGATTGATCCAAAGCTCAGGGAAAGCGATTTCGTGGTGCAGCGGATTTCCACCGGCAAGACGGTGCGCGTGGTCATCAACGCCGCCACCTATCCCAAGGACGTGCGCACCCAGATGAAACAAATCGAGTCCGGCAGCTTTACTCCCGCTGACATCGACCTGTTCCAGGACTTGCAATGGGATTATGCGAAGAAGCTGGTGAGCCGGCCGGCAATCGAATCAGTGGACGTGACGGAAATTCCTGTCTACACATGGCCGGAGCCGCCTTGCAAGGACATGGGGAAACGCCGTGACAACGACTACAAGAACGTGCTGGAAGCGCACTGA
- a CDS encoding F0F1 ATP synthase subunit gamma, giving the protein MSGQAELSQRFARLKEISGIMTAMKSLSLVETRKLARFIGHQRRMLANIQAAAADFLSFFPVANVGGKQPAILLLIGSERGFCGNFNERVLAALEALPIEQPAPALLVVGHRLGVKLETHPGVIARLDGPTMTEDVPSVLNRLMDALHMVSRQLSGDGAALFSLAHEAEGEPALKRLLPFDPPHAPHFAHPPRLQLAPPEFFSELLDQYLLGALYGLLYESLAAENRQRLAHMEHALDRLDETIASLALKRNALRQEKIVEEIEVILSSQQAFAEEK; this is encoded by the coding sequence ATGAGTGGCCAGGCCGAACTCTCGCAGCGCTTCGCGCGGCTCAAGGAAATCAGCGGCATCATGACGGCGATGAAAAGCCTGTCGCTGGTGGAAACGCGCAAGCTCGCCCGTTTCATCGGCCACCAGCGCCGCATGTTGGCCAACATTCAGGCTGCTGCTGCCGATTTCCTGAGCTTCTTCCCTGTCGCGAACGTGGGTGGGAAGCAGCCGGCGATCCTGTTGCTGATTGGCTCTGAGCGCGGTTTTTGCGGCAACTTCAACGAGCGCGTCCTCGCCGCCCTTGAAGCCCTTCCGATTGAGCAACCCGCTCCCGCGCTTCTGGTGGTAGGCCATCGTCTTGGGGTAAAGCTGGAAACCCACCCCGGCGTGATCGCCCGACTCGACGGCCCAACCATGACGGAAGACGTGCCTAGCGTGCTGAATCGCCTGATGGACGCCTTGCACATGGTGAGCCGGCAGCTTTCCGGCGATGGCGCGGCGCTCTTCAGTCTGGCCCATGAAGCCGAGGGCGAGCCAGCCCTGAAGCGCCTCTTGCCCTTCGATCCGCCGCACGCGCCGCACTTCGCGCATCCGCCGCGCCTGCAACTCGCGCCGCCAGAGTTTTTTTCCGAACTGCTCGACCAGTACCTCCTGGGGGCATTGTACGGCCTGCTCTACGAGTCGCTGGCGGCGGAAAACCGCCAGCGCCTTGCTCACATGGAACATGCGCTCGACCGCCTCGACGAAACCATCGCTAGCCTTGCCCTCAAGCGCAACGCTCTGCGCCAGGAAAAAATCGTGGAGGAAATCGAAGTGATCTTGTCCAGCCAGCAGGCATTCGCGGAAGAGAAATGA
- a CDS encoding F0F1 ATP synthase subunit alpha, with amino-acid sequence MVAEVGLLDRLARRVEDYRFTLRLGEKGRVASVGDGIAWVYGLPSAAAEEILHFEDGSRGMVFELQKERLGVILLDPEANVASGSLVSHTGERLEIGVGDGLLGRVVDPLGKPLDAMPPYDADGFSPLEGASPPIVARDFVNRPLYTGAKVVDTLIPIGRGQRQLIIGDSGTGKTSLALDTVVAQAGQGVKCVYVMIGQKRSEAALVIDLLRRHGALAYTTVVVGEATATPGMKYLAPFAGCAIAEGWMRRGEDTLVIYDDLTTHARAYRELSLLMHRPPGREAYPGDIFYLHARLLERSTRLSPDHGGGSLTALPLVETEEGEIAAYIPTNLISITDGQIYLDRRLFAAGILPAVDVPLSVSRIGGKAQHPRIREEASRMKLDYLQFLELEVFTRFGTKLEAGTEVKIRRGRLLREILKQERLNPLPATFHLAWMIAFNTGLLDAFEPNTLPDALQKILAGLEHVPLPLDTGRDEWLVRLKNWLDDVP; translated from the coding sequence ATGGTGGCTGAAGTCGGGCTGCTAGACCGCCTGGCGCGGCGGGTGGAAGATTACCGTTTTACCCTGCGGCTGGGCGAGAAAGGGCGAGTTGCCTCGGTGGGTGATGGCATCGCCTGGGTCTATGGCCTGCCCTCGGCGGCGGCGGAGGAAATCCTGCATTTCGAGGACGGCAGCCGTGGCATGGTGTTCGAATTGCAGAAGGAACGCCTCGGAGTAATCCTGCTCGACCCGGAGGCGAACGTTGCTTCCGGCTCCCTGGTTTCCCATACTGGCGAGCGGCTTGAGATCGGTGTCGGTGACGGACTACTCGGGCGTGTGGTGGACCCGCTGGGCAAGCCCCTCGACGCCATGCCGCCTTATGATGCCGACGGATTCTCCCCCTTGGAGGGGGCGTCGCCGCCCATCGTGGCACGGGACTTCGTCAATCGTCCGCTCTACACCGGCGCCAAGGTGGTCGATACCCTGATTCCCATCGGTCGCGGCCAGCGCCAGCTCATCATCGGCGATTCCGGCACCGGCAAGACCTCGCTCGCGCTGGACACCGTGGTGGCGCAAGCCGGGCAGGGAGTGAAGTGCGTTTACGTCATGATTGGGCAGAAGCGCTCCGAGGCGGCGCTGGTGATCGACCTGCTGCGGCGCCACGGTGCGCTGGCCTACACCACGGTGGTGGTTGGGGAGGCCACGGCCACGCCGGGCATGAAATATCTTGCCCCCTTCGCCGGCTGCGCCATCGCCGAGGGCTGGATGCGACGCGGCGAGGATACTCTGGTGATCTACGACGACCTCACCACCCACGCCCGCGCCTACCGCGAGCTGTCGCTCCTTATGCACCGCCCGCCGGGGCGCGAGGCCTATCCCGGCGACATCTTCTACCTGCACGCGCGCCTGCTCGAACGATCCACCCGGCTCTCGCCGGATCACGGCGGCGGCAGCTTGACTGCGCTGCCCTTGGTCGAAACCGAGGAAGGTGAAATTGCCGCCTACATCCCCACCAATCTCATTTCCATTACCGACGGTCAGATCTACCTCGACCGGCGTCTGTTTGCCGCCGGCATCCTGCCCGCAGTAGACGTGCCGCTGTCGGTGTCGCGCATCGGCGGCAAGGCGCAGCATCCGCGCATCCGTGAAGAGGCGAGCAGGATGAAGCTCGATTATCTGCAATTTCTCGAACTGGAGGTCTTCACCCGCTTCGGCACCAAACTGGAGGCGGGTACAGAGGTCAAGATCCGGCGCGGCCGGCTGTTGCGCGAAATCCTCAAGCAGGAACGTCTGAATCCTCTGCCCGCTACCTTCCACCTCGCCTGGATGATCGCCTTCAACACGGGGCTGCTCGATGCCTTCGAGCCGAATACCTTACCCGATGCGCTGCAAAAGATTCTGGCCGGCCTGGAACATGTGCCTCTGCCGCTAGATACAGGCCGGGACGAATGGCTGGTGCGGCTGAAAAACTGGCTTGATGATGTACCATGA
- a CDS encoding F0F1 ATP synthase subunit delta: MEFDLTTFILEVINFLVLVWLLKHFFYRPVLAVIEKRQAETAKTIADAAAMRREAEGLKSECLGRLAGVDQERVAARAGLAEEIAAERVRRLAAVETEVNTDRQRRQMLEARERSEHEAALEREAVTIAARFASRFLDRLAGPELEAKLVELALSELDALAPEKLDALRDTSVSIKVVSAYPLDDAQRAAFTLALGRLAGRTISPEFSDDAVLKAGICIMAGSWVLMANLRDELSFFSGNFDHGG; the protein is encoded by the coding sequence ATGGAATTCGATCTGACGACCTTTATCCTCGAAGTGATCAACTTCCTGGTGCTGGTGTGGCTGCTGAAGCATTTTTTCTACCGCCCGGTGCTGGCGGTGATCGAAAAACGCCAGGCCGAGACGGCGAAGACGATCGCGGACGCTGCGGCGATGCGGCGCGAAGCGGAAGGGCTGAAAAGCGAATGCCTGGGGCGGCTGGCGGGCGTGGATCAGGAACGCGTGGCGGCCAGGGCCGGGCTAGCCGAGGAAATCGCCGCCGAGCGGGTGCGGCGCCTGGCCGCCGTGGAGACTGAAGTCAATACTGACCGCCAACGCCGGCAAATGCTGGAGGCGCGCGAGAGAAGCGAGCACGAAGCGGCCCTGGAACGCGAAGCGGTGACCATTGCCGCCCGCTTCGCCAGCCGTTTTCTCGATCGCTTGGCTGGCCCCGAGCTGGAAGCCAAGCTGGTGGAGCTTGCCCTGAGCGAACTCGACGCCCTGGCGCCGGAGAAACTGGACGCCCTGCGCGATACCAGTGTGAGCATCAAGGTGGTCAGCGCCTATCCCCTTGACGATGCGCAGCGCGCGGCCTTCACCCTGGCTCTTGGTCGTCTGGCGGGCCGGACGATCTCACCCGAATTTAGCGATGATGCCGTGCTCAAGGCGGGTATCTGTATCATGGCCGGCTCCTGGGTGCTGATGGCCAACCTGCGCGACGAACTCAGTTTTTTCAGCGGGAACTTCGACCATGGTGGCTGA
- the atpE gene encoding ATP synthase F0 subunit C, whose amino-acid sequence MDKMTWFTLLSTGGALAAIAVGVIFPAIAMGRAITQALDALARQPEAEKAISRTLFIGLAMIESLAIYVLVIVLIVLFRNPLLEYLLK is encoded by the coding sequence ATGGACAAGATGACCTGGTTTACCCTGCTTTCCACCGGCGGTGCGCTTGCCGCCATCGCCGTCGGTGTGATCTTTCCGGCCATCGCCATGGGGCGTGCCATCACCCAGGCGCTGGACGCCCTGGCGCGCCAGCCCGAGGCCGAGAAGGCGATCTCGCGCACGCTGTTCATCGGCCTGGCGATGATCGAATCACTGGCGATTTACGTGCTGGTGATTGTACTCATCGTGCTGTTCCGCAACCCGCTGCTCGAATACCTGCTGAAGTAG
- a CDS encoding F0F1 ATP synthase subunit A: protein MGKPEFLELLAFHLGPLHIGATVLTTWLLMALLVGFVWFGTRRLSVDSPSRLQMALEGTVLALQQAIEDTAPGNDARLLPFIGTLWLFIAAANLMGLVPGLRSPTGDLSLTVALAMLVFLSVHWFGIRIDGLRAYLRHYLDPNPILLPFHLLGEVTRTLALAVRLFGNMMSLEMAALLVLLVAGFLAPIPLLMLHIVEALVQAYIFGTLALVYVAGALQSHELNKKE from the coding sequence ATGGGCAAACCGGAATTTTTGGAGCTGCTGGCTTTTCACCTCGGGCCGCTGCACATCGGCGCCACGGTGCTCACTACCTGGCTGCTGATGGCCTTGTTGGTAGGGTTCGTCTGGTTCGGTACGCGGCGTCTGAGCGTAGATTCGCCCTCGCGCCTGCAAATGGCACTGGAAGGTACGGTGCTTGCCTTGCAGCAGGCGATTGAAGACACGGCGCCAGGCAACGACGCGCGGTTGCTGCCATTCATCGGCACTTTGTGGCTGTTTATCGCCGCGGCCAACCTGATGGGCCTGGTGCCGGGCCTGCGCTCGCCCACGGGCGACCTGTCGTTGACGGTGGCGCTGGCCATGCTGGTGTTCCTCTCGGTGCACTGGTTCGGCATCCGCATCGACGGTCTCAGGGCCTATTTGCGCCATTATCTCGACCCCAACCCGATCCTGCTGCCGTTTCACTTGCTGGGCGAGGTCACCCGCACCCTGGCCTTGGCGGTGCGCCTGTTCGGCAATATGATGAGCCTGGAGATGGCGGCGCTGCTGGTGCTGCTGGTGGCCGGTTTTCTCGCGCCGATACCGCTCCTCATGCTGCACATCGTCGAGGCGTTGGTTCAGGCCTATATTTTCGGCACGCTGGCACTGGTTTACGTGGCCGGCGCCCTGCAATCACATGAACTTAATAAAAAGGAGTAA
- a CDS encoding AtpZ/AtpI family protein, with product MENGERLRQNIEKQARRMVQAEKDRPTLLAQSVFLGTLALLFVLPVVGGAYLGHWIDSLLAGYSYRWTVSLLVTGVFVGGMNVYLYIRKN from the coding sequence ATGGAAAACGGCGAACGTTTGCGGCAGAACATCGAGAAACAGGCCAGGCGTATGGTTCAGGCGGAGAAGGACAGGCCGACGCTGCTCGCCCAGAGTGTGTTTCTCGGTACCCTGGCGCTGTTGTTCGTGCTGCCGGTGGTGGGCGGCGCCTATCTCGGCCACTGGATCGACAGTTTGCTGGCAGGCTATTCTTACCGATGGACGGTGAGTCTGCTGGTGACGGGGGTTTTCGTCGGTGGCATGAACGTATATTTGTATATCCGGAAAAACTGA
- a CDS encoding F0F1 ATP synthase subunit epsilon: protein MNTLTLHLFAADRYECIENVAGFTGEDKSGSFGLLARHERFMTALTFGLARLLMADGSHEYLGFPGGLLYFVDNELRISTRRYLRDTDVERIAQAITRELLEEEQALEQTRRKLHRLEAEMLRRLAQLGVE, encoded by the coding sequence ATGAACACTTTAACCTTGCACCTTTTTGCCGCCGACCGATACGAGTGCATCGAGAACGTAGCGGGCTTCACCGGTGAGGACAAAAGCGGCAGCTTCGGCCTGTTGGCGCGGCACGAGCGCTTCATGACCGCGCTTACCTTCGGCTTGGCGCGCCTGCTGATGGCGGATGGCAGCCACGAATATCTTGGCTTTCCCGGCGGGCTGCTGTATTTCGTTGACAACGAATTGCGCATTTCCACCCGGCGCTATCTGCGCGACACCGATGTGGAGCGCATCGCCCAGGCCATCACCCGCGAATTGCTGGAAGAGGAACAGGCGCTGGAACAGACCCGGCGCAAGCTGCACCGGCTGGAAGCCGAGATGCTCAGGCGATTGGCGCAACTGGGAGTGGAGTGA